Proteins found in one Triticum aestivum cultivar Chinese Spring chromosome 4D, IWGSC CS RefSeq v2.1, whole genome shotgun sequence genomic segment:
- the LOC123100430 gene encoding inorganic phosphate transporter 1-2 gives MATEQLNVLKALDVAKTQLYHFKAVVIAGMGFFTDAYDLFCIALVTKLLGRIYYTDPALNEPGHLPANVSAAVNGVALCGTLAGQLFFGWLGDKLGRKSVYGFTLILMVLCSIASGLSFGHEAKGVMGTLCFFRFWLGFGVGGDYPLSATIMSEYANKKTRGTFIAAVFAMQGFGILFGTIVTIIVSSAFRHAFPAPPFYIDAAASIGPEADYVWRIIVMFGTIPAALTYYWRMKMPETARYTALIAGNTKQATSDMSKVLNKEISEENVQGERATGDTWGLFSRQFMKRHGVHLLATTSTWFLLDVAFYSQNLFQKDIFTKIGWIPPAKTMNALEELYRIARAQALIALCGTVPGYWFTVAFIDIIGRFWIQLMGFTMMTIFMLAIAIPYDYLVKPGHHTGFVVLYGLTFFFANFGPNSTTFIVPAEIFPARLRSTCHGISAATGKAGAIIGAFGFLYASQDQKKPETGYSRGIGMRNALFVLAGTNFLGLLFSLLVPESKGKSLEELSKENVGDDDTIAPTGV, from the coding sequence atggcgacTGAACAGCTCAACGTGTTGAAAGCACTCGATGTTGCCAAGACGCAACTGTACCATTTCAAGGCGGTCGTGATCGCCGGCATGGGCTTCTTCACGGACGCCTACGACCTCTTCTGCATCGCCCTCGTCACCAAGCTGCTGGGGCGCATCTACTACACCGACCCTGCCCTCAACGAGCCCGGCCACCTCCCGGCAAACGTGTCGGCCGCCGTGAACGGCGTGGCCCTATGCGGCACACTTGCCGGCCAGCTCTTCTTCGGCTGGCTCGGTGACAAGCTCGGCCGCAAGAGCGTCTACGGCTTCACGCTCATCCTCATGGTCCTCTGCTCCATCGCGTCCGGGCTCTCGTTTGGACACGAGGCCAAGGGCGTAATGGGGACGCTATGTTTCTTCCGCTTCTggcttggcttcggcgtcggcggcgACTATCCTCTGAGCGCCACCATCATGTCGGAATATGCTAACAAGAAGACCCGCGGCACCTTTATCGCCGCTGTGTTTGCCATGCAGGGGTTTGGCATCCTATTTGGTACCATTGTCACGATCATCGTCTCGTCCGCATTCCGACATGCATTCCCTGCACCGCCATTCTACATTGACGCCGCGGCGTCCATTGGCCCGGAGGCCGACTACGTGTGGCGCATCATCGTCATGTTCGGCACCATCCCGGCCGCCCTGACCTACTACTGGCGCATGAAGATGCCCGAAACTGCGCGGTACACAGCACTCATCGCCGGCAACACGAAGCAAGCCACATCAGACATGTCCAAGGTGCTCAACAAGGAGATCTCAGAGGAGAATGTGCAGGGTGAGCGTGCCACTGGTGATACTTGGGGCCTCTTCTCGCGACAGTTCATGAAGCGCCACGGGGTGCACTTGCTAGCGACCACAAGCACTTGGTTCCTGCTCGATGTGGCCTTCTACAGCCAGAACCTGTTCCAAAAGGACATCTTCACCAAGATCGGGTGGATCCCGCCGGCCAAGACTATGAATGCATTGGAGGAGTTGTACCGCATCGCCCGCGCCCAAGCGCTCATCGCGCTCTGCGGCACCGTGCCCGGCTACTGGTTCACCGTCGCCTTCATCGACATTATTGGGAGGTTTTGGATCCAGCTCATGGGATTCACCATGATGACCATTTTCATGCTCGCAATCGCCATACCTTACGACTACTTGGTGAAGCCAGGGCACCACACCGGCTTCGTCGTGCTCTACGGGCTCACTTTCTTCTTCGCCAACTTCGGCCCCAACAGCACAACCTTCATTGTGCCAGCCGAGATCTTCCCTGCGAGGCTCCGGTCCACATGCCACGGTATCTCTGCCGCTACCGGTAAGGCGGGCGCGATCATCGGCGCGTTCGGGTTCCTGTATGCGTCGCAGGACCAGAAGAAGCCCGAGACCGGCTACTCACGGGGGATCGGCATGCGCAACGCACTCTTTGTGCTCGCAGGCACAAACTTCCTGGGCCTGCTCTTTTCCTTGTTGGTGCCAGAGTCTAAGGGCAAGTCGCTTGAGGAGCTCTCCAAGGAGAACGTCGGCGACGACGACACCATTGCTCCGACTGGTGTCTAG